The sequence GCCCGAAAACCGTTCCAGCTGGTCGCCCTTGAAGAACACCGTGTATTTGAAAGCCTGAGGCTCAACGCCCTGCCGCTTCAGGGTAAAGACATAGTCCCACCTGTCGGCATGAAACAGGCTGGCCATCAAGGGCGTTCCAAGCAACGCCTTGACCTGGTCGCGCGACATGCCGGCCTGGAGCTGCTCGACCTGTTCCTTGGAGACAAAGTTGCCCTGGATGACGTCTATCTTGTAAGGCGTGATCCAGTTGACCGGGTTGACGGAACTGCTGCTCATGGTCTTGCTGCTGCAGGACGCCAGCACCACACAAGCTACGGCAATTAGGATTTTTTGAATGCTGTAATGAGGATTTGCAGGCAGGGCAGACATAGTGGAAGGTGTAGCGATATGATCAATCATTGTAGCGGCTGGGTGCTTCCAGGCCCGTTTCCAGACTGCCCGGGACCGCGCCCCTTCCCCTAAAGAGATTCCAGAGAGATGCCCATGAGCAACATTGATGAGCTGAAAAACACCGGCCTGAAGGCAACCTTGCCACGCCTGAAAATTCTGGAGATTTTTCAGGGCGGCAAGCAACGCCACATGACGGCCGAAGACGTTTTTCGCGTCTTGCTCGAAGAACGCTCGGACATAGGCCTGGCCACGGTGTATCGGGTTCTGATGCAGTTCGAGCAGGCAGGGCTGCTCAACCGCAGCAATTTCGAATCCGGCAAGGCGGTGTACGAAATCAACGAAGGCCAACACCACGACCATCTGGTTTGCCTGGACTGCGGCAAGGTGGAGGAGTTTTATGACGCCGAGATTGAAAGGCGCCAGAACGCGGTGGCCGAACTCAAGGGCTTTGCCATCGCCGACCACTCGCTGTCGATTTATGCCCATTGCACCAAGACCGACTGCCCCAACCGGCTGGCAGCGCCCGGGCGGCACCACCCAGCCTGAATTTTCACAGAATATGCGTCAAATCACCCCTGTGCGCACTATGCACGGGCACAAGCAGCTATTTATTTAATAGCAACCAGGCA comes from Polaromonas naphthalenivorans CJ2 and encodes:
- a CDS encoding outer membrane protein assembly factor BamE, whose translation is MSALPANPHYSIQKILIAVACVVLASCSSKTMSSSSVNPVNWITPYKIDVIQGNFVSKEQVEQLQAGMSRDQVKALLGTPLMASLFHADRWDYVFTLKRQGVEPQAFKYTVFFKGDQLERFSGDAMPSEAEFISTLTNKRSLGKVPVLEATEEQLKAAEKSVSSKAKSEPSSEPASAPAGPSATVYPPLESPRQ
- the fur gene encoding ferric iron uptake transcriptional regulator, with the protein product MSNIDELKNTGLKATLPRLKILEIFQGGKQRHMTAEDVFRVLLEERSDIGLATVYRVLMQFEQAGLLNRSNFESGKAVYEINEGQHHDHLVCLDCGKVEEFYDAEIERRQNAVAELKGFAIADHSLSIYAHCTKTDCPNRLAAPGRHHPA